One Tamlana carrageenivorans genomic region harbors:
- a CDS encoding RagB/SusD family nutrient uptake outer membrane protein has product MKNKILIITGLILAAMLSSCGEDFMEAPAKSTLDEQLIFSTPGLTKGAIDGIIEPMMETNSYRGRFLPFYGTNTDTEYLYDSENDGDAEGELARYVATANNASMNRDDNAWAEMYKGIERANICIRGIRTYGNPEPGTELGQYLGEALTLRAVYYADLIKAWGDVIARFEPINSETVYLPKSSRDIVYKQIIADLGEAVTLVAWPNETNLTTSVERINKAFVKGLRARIAMAASGYQQYPDGIRRSKDPELSVANMYQLALTECQSVISSGTVSLFPTFEGLWRNLNEENYNAGLESLWEIPFADGRGRVTFTFGIRHTSVDQHTAQPRGGQAGPVANLFYDFDEADERRDITCIPYEWGTAVDIGNPEYGFAQQEYTDSKRWYFGKYRYEWMNRRVTSTNDDGMNKIYMRYAEVLLIAAEAANELQGPGAAAPYLKELRRRAFKTTDYATKVDAYVNALGSKQAMLDAIVEEHKFEFTGEMERKQALIRWNLLGTKLAETKDKLINLKARTGEYADVPSTIYYKYAADNETLITYGLNRGEIYNPGPDYTAINWDRVTEDRTNTLYSADPDTKQFWPIWQVFIDGSNNTLTNDYGY; this is encoded by the coding sequence ATGAAAAATAAAATTTTAATAATTACAGGATTAATATTAGCAGCAATGCTAAGCTCTTGCGGTGAAGATTTCATGGAAGCTCCTGCGAAATCAACACTCGATGAGCAATTGATATTCTCTACCCCAGGTTTAACAAAAGGGGCGATTGACGGTATTATTGAACCCATGATGGAAACCAACTCGTACAGAGGGCGATTTCTACCTTTTTACGGTACAAATACAGATACCGAATATTTATACGATTCTGAAAATGACGGCGATGCCGAAGGTGAATTGGCTCGATATGTAGCAACTGCTAATAATGCCTCTATGAATCGTGACGACAATGCTTGGGCTGAAATGTACAAAGGCATTGAGCGCGCAAACATTTGTATTAGAGGTATCCGAACTTATGGTAACCCAGAACCCGGGACGGAACTTGGGCAGTACTTAGGAGAAGCTTTAACACTTCGTGCCGTGTATTACGCCGATTTAATAAAAGCTTGGGGGGATGTCATTGCACGTTTCGAACCGATTAACAGTGAAACCGTGTACTTACCAAAATCAAGCCGTGACATAGTTTACAAACAAATCATTGCAGATTTAGGTGAGGCCGTAACTTTAGTAGCATGGCCAAACGAAACCAACTTAACTACTAGTGTTGAGCGTATCAACAAAGCTTTTGTTAAAGGTTTAAGAGCACGTATAGCCATGGCAGCTAGTGGATATCAACAGTACCCTGATGGTATTAGACGTAGCAAGGATCCAGAATTATCCGTTGCTAACATGTATCAATTAGCCTTAACAGAATGTCAATCGGTTATTTCTAGTGGCACAGTTAGCCTCTTCCCTACTTTTGAAGGTTTATGGAGAAACCTTAACGAAGAAAACTACAATGCTGGTTTAGAGTCTTTATGGGAAATTCCTTTTGCCGATGGTCGTGGTCGTGTAACCTTTACCTTCGGTATCCGACACACAAGTGTAGACCAACATACTGCTCAACCTAGAGGTGGTCAAGCAGGACCTGTAGCCAACTTGTTTTACGATTTTGATGAAGCTGACGAAAGGAGAGACATCACATGCATCCCTTATGAATGGGGTACAGCTGTTGACATAGGTAACCCTGAATATGGTTTTGCCCAACAAGAATATACCGATTCAAAAAGATGGTATTTTGGAAAGTACCGTTATGAATGGATGAATAGACGTGTTACATCTACTAACGACGATGGCATGAATAAAATATACATGCGTTATGCCGAAGTCTTATTAATTGCTGCTGAAGCGGCCAATGAGTTACAAGGTCCTGGAGCAGCTGCGCCTTACTTAAAAGAATTAAGAAGAAGAGCGTTCAAAACCACTGATTATGCTACGAAGGTGGATGCTTATGTAAATGCTTTAGGAAGTAAACAAGCCATGCTTGATGCTATTGTTGAAGAACATAAATTCGAGTTTACAGGTGAAATGGAACGTAAACAAGCACTTATCCGTTGGAACTTATTAGGTACTAAATTAGCAGAAACTAAAGATAAGTTAATCAACCTTAAAGCGCGTACTGGTGAATACGCTGATGTTCCATCAACAATTTACTATAAATATGCCGCCGACAACGAAACCTTAATTACTTACGGTTTAAATAGAGGTGAAATTTATAACCCAGGACCAGATTATACAGCAATCAACTGGGATCGTGTTACTGAAGATAGAACCAACACGCTATATAGCGCCGACCCTGACACCAAGCAATTCTGGCCAATTTGGCAAGTATTTATTGATGGAAGTAATAACACCTTGACTAATGATTACGGTTATTAA
- a CDS encoding T9SS type A sorting domain-containing protein: MFKKLFFFTMLMLSTLSIIAQNVNITEANGWLESAYVKWDPINGADHYNVYYSGEGYNNKKIDDQLIRCYSGYQRADLLGLKAGTYTISVAAVISGVEGPLSTTGNITVLPHDRTGFAFSNGGNPSAYNLDGTVKPNAVILYITENTKNTIELNVTGANANPCVGLQNILEGFKKGQDNRPLIVRLIGQITDLDYMDKGDIVIENKNNTSQSTTLEGVGDDATADGWGIRIKNANNVEIRNIATMNCDSDEGDNIGLQQDNAYVWVHHNDFFYGGAGGDSDQAKGDGALDSKRSGYVTISYNHFWDSGKSNLLGNGTESPEYLTYHHNWYDHSDSRHPRIRSHSVHVYNNYYDGNSKYGVGATNASSVFVEANYFRNCKYPILTSMQGSDVFDESKNANDYSNMPTFSKEDGGAIKAYNNYIEGARRFVAYGDSSFPNSTVDFDAYVVNSRNEPVPSSVTSYEGSNTHNNFDTNGSIMYSYTADSPEDAKNNTMAYAGRMFGGDFTWTFNNATDDTSYAVDSALKAKLTSYATSLVCIQGDQGPDPEVTLHATPGNMSVTLQWTVSHYAANSFTIYRNTSSDLSTRTKLTDITDANTLTYEDLSVTNDTPYFYWVIADASVESNVATATPSAAPAPSPSGDEEHNYTTSGKNSSFYTISGNLSTSKGTVVYNALTLTQCLKIESSTSISFSTVSASTLTLVFNETQGGSIKIDGVSYDIVNGIASISLSAGSHEITKGDTANLYYMNLEYDTLSIDSEQSNTLKLYPNPVKDFLYITGSSQVEKVEVYSIQGVLVLKLESQNIQQINLNELKTGVYLIKTYSSSKVTDKILLKK, from the coding sequence ATGTTCAAAAAATTATTTTTTTTTACAATGCTTATGCTGTCTACCCTCAGCATCATAGCACAAAATGTCAACATCACCGAAGCTAACGGTTGGCTAGAATCTGCTTACGTAAAATGGGACCCTATAAATGGTGCCGACCATTATAACGTGTATTACTCTGGCGAAGGGTATAACAACAAAAAAATTGACGACCAACTTATTAGGTGCTACTCGGGTTACCAGCGTGCAGACCTCCTAGGCCTCAAAGCAGGAACCTATACCATAAGTGTCGCTGCAGTCATATCAGGCGTTGAAGGCCCGCTTAGCACCACTGGAAACATCACGGTTTTACCACATGACCGTACAGGGTTTGCATTTTCTAACGGCGGCAACCCAAGTGCCTATAATTTGGATGGTACGGTAAAACCAAACGCCGTAATCCTATACATTACCGAAAACACCAAAAACACCATTGAATTAAACGTCACTGGAGCAAACGCCAACCCTTGTGTTGGTCTGCAGAATATTTTGGAAGGTTTTAAAAAAGGTCAAGATAATCGCCCTTTAATTGTTCGATTAATCGGACAAATTACAGATTTAGATTATATGGATAAAGGTGATATTGTTATTGAAAACAAAAACAATACGTCGCAATCTACAACGCTTGAAGGTGTTGGCGACGATGCTACGGCCGACGGCTGGGGTATTCGCATTAAAAACGCAAATAATGTCGAAATTCGAAACATCGCCACCATGAATTGCGACAGTGATGAAGGCGATAATATTGGATTACAACAAGATAACGCTTATGTGTGGGTACACCATAACGATTTCTTTTACGGTGGCGCAGGAGGCGATTCCGACCAAGCTAAAGGCGATGGCGCTTTAGACAGTAAAAGATCGGGCTATGTCACCATTTCATACAACCATTTTTGGGATTCAGGAAAATCAAACCTTTTAGGTAATGGCACCGAATCTCCAGAATACCTAACTTACCACCACAACTGGTACGACCACTCCGATAGTCGTCACCCGCGTATTAGAAGTCACAGCGTGCATGTTTACAACAACTATTACGATGGGAATTCTAAATATGGGGTGGGCGCTACAAACGCTTCCTCAGTATTTGTTGAAGCTAACTATTTTAGAAACTGTAAATACCCTATTCTTACGTCTATGCAAGGGTCGGATGTATTTGATGAAAGTAAAAACGCTAACGATTATAGCAACATGCCAACTTTTTCTAAAGAAGATGGTGGGGCAATTAAAGCTTACAACAACTATATTGAAGGCGCTCGACGCTTTGTAGCCTATGGCGATTCAAGTTTTCCAAATTCTACGGTAGATTTCGATGCTTATGTGGTTAACAGCAGAAATGAACCGGTTCCGAGCTCTGTAACTTCCTACGAAGGCTCGAACACGCATAACAACTTCGACACTAATGGGTCTATCATGTATAGTTACACAGCCGATTCGCCCGAAGACGCTAAAAACAACACTATGGCTTATGCTGGACGCATGTTTGGTGGGGATTTTACTTGGACTTTTAATAATGCTACCGACGATACGTCGTACGCTGTAGATTCTGCTTTAAAAGCGAAACTAACAAGCTACGCCACGTCGTTAGTTTGTATCCAAGGTGATCAAGGTCCAGACCCAGAAGTAACACTTCATGCAACGCCTGGCAACATGAGTGTAACTCTTCAATGGACTGTAAGCCATTATGCGGCCAACTCCTTTACTATTTATAGAAACACAAGTTCAGACCTATCTACCAGAACAAAATTAACAGATATCACAGATGCCAATACGCTAACTTATGAAGATTTAAGCGTAACCAACGATACACCTTACTTCTACTGGGTGATCGCCGATGCCTCTGTAGAATCCAATGTAGCTACAGCAACACCTTCAGCAGCTCCAGCACCTTCACCAAGTGGAGACGAGGAACATAACTATACGACCTCTGGAAAGAACAGTTCTTTTTATACCATAAGCGGAAATCTTTCTACATCTAAGGGAACCGTTGTTTACAATGCCTTAACCCTAACACAATGTTTAAAAATTGAATCGTCTACAAGCATCAGTTTTTCAACAGTATCGGCCTCTACCTTAACATTGGTATTTAACGAAACCCAAGGTGGAAGCATAAAAATTGACGGGGTATCTTATGATATTGTAAACGGTATAGCTAGTATATCTTTAAGCGCAGGAAGTCACGAAATAACAAAAGGTGATACCGCCAATTTATATTATATGAATCTGGAATACGACACCTTAAGTATAGATAGTGAACAATCAAATACATTGAAACTTTACCCGAACCCTGTAAAAGACTTTTTATACATTACTGGTTCTTCTCAAGTTGAAAAAGTTGAAGTTTATAGCATTCAAGGCGTTCTGGTTTTAAAGCTAGAATCACAAAACATTCAGCAAATAAACTTAAATGAACTTAAAACAGGTGTTTACTTAATAAAAACGTACTCGAGTTCTAAAGTCACAGACAAAATACTTCTAAAAAAGTAG
- a CDS encoding DUF5123 domain-containing protein — translation MKTKYLYKTIFALVLTVLVNSCGYNEDLVEELEFEREFAPVALKATVRNQTYVELNWTIEDGISDYLVEFSADDPDFNTIFLSQDVKSSELPVLIRLEGETVYSIRVKALSSRELDDSKYAYGEVTTLSEQIMAPYQPGDAQPTTATLRWEAGANVTHLSFNDGAVIHDITADEKAAGVATVNGLTPETEYKVILFNNTKNRGNATITTTIAIGNNTLLSPTDDIVTAINNAMPGDILLLKEGDYTAQSAEVDLTKSITIRGLHPDFKPQLKLAFSVLAGATDVSLIDLVLMGEGNGQTINQDVVRYNEADNYNSLTITGCVISDYNKSFIAGSTTDAIVQSVVVDDCIVTDIWTNGGDFIDFRNSNVFNVSVTNSTFNNCAPGRDFFRIDDAGSQTQTGQNCNIILKNCTLYGCSDSSSKRLMYVRFQTNTFTSQNNLITETSSEGYSDQSRTDPNPTFGSNNYHNADGFFNSGQTVFDSAGFTENPGFVDPLNGDFTVTSQLIIDNNIGDPRWL, via the coding sequence ATGAAAACTAAATATTTATATAAAACCATCTTCGCTTTGGTACTAACTGTTCTTGTTAACAGCTGTGGGTACAACGAAGATTTAGTAGAAGAACTTGAATTCGAAAGAGAGTTCGCGCCTGTAGCCCTAAAAGCGACAGTTAGAAATCAAACCTATGTGGAACTTAATTGGACCATAGAAGACGGGATTTCTGATTACCTCGTTGAGTTTAGTGCTGACGACCCAGATTTTAACACCATTTTCTTGTCTCAAGACGTGAAAAGCTCTGAGCTACCTGTGTTAATTCGATTAGAAGGTGAAACGGTTTATTCTATTCGAGTAAAAGCACTTAGTTCTAGAGAACTAGACGATTCTAAATATGCTTACGGCGAGGTAACCACTTTATCGGAGCAAATAATGGCGCCATACCAACCGGGTGATGCACAACCAACTACCGCCACCTTAAGATGGGAAGCAGGCGCTAATGTAACGCATTTATCATTCAACGATGGTGCCGTAATTCACGATATCACTGCTGATGAAAAAGCAGCTGGTGTAGCCACGGTTAATGGATTAACTCCAGAAACTGAGTATAAAGTTATTTTATTTAATAACACAAAAAACAGAGGTAACGCTACAATTACAACAACTATTGCCATTGGAAATAACACTTTATTATCTCCAACTGATGATATTGTTACGGCTATTAATAATGCCATGCCTGGAGACATTTTACTTTTAAAAGAAGGTGATTACACCGCGCAGTCGGCTGAAGTAGATTTAACAAAATCAATCACGATTAGAGGTTTACACCCAGATTTTAAGCCACAGCTTAAACTAGCCTTTTCAGTATTAGCTGGTGCAACCGATGTTAGCTTAATTGATTTAGTATTAATGGGAGAAGGTAACGGACAAACAATCAACCAAGATGTAGTAAGATATAACGAGGCTGATAACTACAACTCGTTAACTATTACAGGCTGTGTTATTAGTGATTACAACAAATCATTTATAGCCGGTAGCACGACAGACGCTATCGTCCAATCGGTGGTTGTAGACGATTGTATCGTTACAGATATTTGGACAAACGGTGGTGATTTCATCGACTTTAGAAACTCTAATGTATTTAATGTTTCAGTGACTAACTCTACCTTTAACAACTGTGCTCCTGGTCGTGATTTCTTCAGAATTGACGACGCTGGTTCACAAACGCAAACTGGTCAAAATTGTAATATTATCCTGAAAAACTGCACATTATATGGTTGCTCAGATTCTAGCTCTAAAAGATTGATGTATGTGAGATTCCAAACGAATACTTTTACATCTCAAAACAACTTGATTACAGAAACATCTTCTGAAGGTTATTCAGACCAGAGTAGAACAGATCCTAATCCAACATTTGGAAGTAACAACTACCACAATGCTGATGGGTTCTTCAATTCAGGACAAACTGTTTTCGACAGTGCTGGATTTACTGAAAACCCTGGGTTTGTTGATCCGTTAAATGGCGACTTTACAGTAACTAGCCAGTTAATTATAGACAATAATATTGGTGACCCACGTTGGTTATAA
- a CDS encoding SusC/RagA family TonB-linked outer membrane protein, with protein sequence MTNFFLSNQVFSFFKGKKFSPYRKAHLALFVGLLLLGAQSVNAQNSTTIKGEVLDGDIGGPLPGVTILVKGTTKGTTTDFDGKYVLPDVDANATLVFSYVGYITHEANISGNSVINVTLKPSLESLDEVIVVGYGTSRKSDLTGSVANVGGEVLEKQSIASVAEALTGRMAGVQVSSPEGSPDSEIQIRVRGGGSLTQDASPLIIVDGFPVNSMSDVSPTDIESLTVLKDASSTAIYGSRGANGVIIITTKSGKEGKIQVNFNAFYGAKTIANTIDVLDPEDFVKWQHEYAMLRDNLQSYEKYFGLWQDQDQYAGVKGNNWQKQIYGQMGEVESRNLSIRGGSEKINFNFNYALYDEKAIMVGSNFKRNNLSFALKNKASDKVDLSMTFRYSDTEINGGGANEQNEVSSADSRLKHSVSYSPIPISGLSTDETDPDITNQLVNPFIAVHDNQRLQLRKNFNLLGSFSWKMTEDLTFKTDLGLDNYNDQDYRFYGKTTYYVTDKTDFPNQPAIEFYDRKRNRFRNANTFNYDFDKILNENHSLKVLVGHEWIFSESNRLSNTVHGLPDFFDIKNAMRLTTQGTPIEIDNFYSPDDKLLSFFGRMNYDFKNRYLLTATFRADASSKFTKENRWGYFPSAAFAWKMSEEAFLDDVSWINTLKLRVSYGEAGNNNIPVGQTVQNFRSSPTLRINNVANFWAPENNLANPDLKWETTITQNLGLDFDLFKGTLSGSIEAYRNITTDLLIRFPTPGTGYDNQYRNMGEVENKGLEGVLNFAAINKENVGLSFAINMSRNINRINSLGVMEDFYDRTNWASSQIGNEYEIAVGGQLGTMVGFKNAGRYEVDDFNYDPVTQEYTLKSGVVNSTDVIGTLRPGSMKLVDVNGDGKVNDDDISVIGNANPDFTGGLTINANAYGFDFTAAFNWSVGNDVYNANKIEFTTANIPNGQYRNLSSIMAEGERWNNIDPNTGQLVTDPTQLAALNENTSMWSPYMARYVFSDWAVEDGSFLRLNNISLGYTVPERFSSQAGLSKLRFYLSANNVFILTNYSGLDPEVSTRRRTPLTPGVDYSPYPKSRQIIFGLNLNF encoded by the coding sequence ATGACTAACTTTTTTTTATCAAATCAAGTTTTTTCCTTTTTTAAAGGAAAAAAATTTAGTCCCTACAGAAAGGCGCATTTGGCCCTATTTGTAGGATTGCTATTGTTAGGCGCTCAAAGCGTTAATGCTCAAAATTCGACTACCATTAAAGGAGAGGTGCTGGATGGCGACATAGGGGGTCCGTTGCCCGGAGTAACTATCCTTGTAAAAGGAACGACCAAAGGTACAACAACCGATTTTGATGGTAAATATGTCTTACCAGATGTGGATGCCAATGCGACTTTAGTGTTTTCTTATGTAGGATACATTACTCATGAGGCGAATATTTCAGGTAACAGTGTTATTAACGTAACGCTTAAACCTAGTTTAGAATCTCTAGACGAAGTTATCGTTGTAGGTTATGGAACTTCTCGTAAATCAGATTTAACAGGTTCTGTTGCTAATGTAGGTGGTGAAGTTTTAGAAAAACAATCTATCGCTAGTGTGGCCGAAGCTTTAACAGGGCGTATGGCTGGTGTACAAGTATCGTCTCCTGAAGGTTCTCCGGATTCTGAGATTCAAATTAGAGTACGTGGTGGCGGATCTTTAACTCAAGACGCTTCCCCATTAATTATTGTTGACGGTTTCCCTGTTAATAGTATGAGTGATGTGTCGCCCACAGATATCGAAAGTCTTACCGTATTAAAAGATGCTTCCTCAACCGCAATCTACGGTTCTCGTGGTGCGAATGGTGTAATCATCATTACAACTAAAAGTGGTAAGGAAGGAAAAATTCAAGTGAACTTTAATGCCTTTTACGGTGCTAAAACTATTGCCAATACCATTGACGTATTAGATCCAGAAGATTTCGTGAAATGGCAGCACGAATATGCTATGTTAAGAGATAACTTACAATCTTACGAAAAGTACTTCGGCTTATGGCAAGATCAAGACCAATACGCAGGAGTAAAGGGTAATAATTGGCAAAAGCAAATTTACGGACAAATGGGTGAGGTTGAAAGCCGTAACTTATCGATTCGTGGTGGTTCTGAGAAAATCAACTTTAACTTCAACTATGCTTTATATGATGAAAAAGCTATTATGGTGGGGTCTAACTTCAAAAGAAACAACTTGTCGTTTGCTTTAAAAAATAAAGCCAGTGATAAGGTTGATTTATCGATGACTTTCCGTTATTCAGACACCGAAATTAATGGTGGCGGTGCTAACGAACAAAATGAGGTATCTTCTGCCGATTCACGTTTAAAACACAGTGTATCCTATTCTCCAATTCCTATTTCAGGACTTAGTACCGATGAAACAGATCCAGATATAACCAACCAATTGGTTAACCCTTTTATTGCTGTACATGACAACCAACGTTTACAGCTTAGAAAAAACTTTAACTTATTAGGTAGTTTTTCTTGGAAAATGACTGAAGACCTAACTTTTAAAACAGATTTAGGTTTAGATAACTACAACGATCAGGATTACAGATTCTATGGTAAGACCACTTACTATGTTACAGATAAAACAGATTTCCCAAACCAACCAGCTATAGAATTCTATGACAGAAAAAGAAACCGTTTCAGAAATGCAAATACTTTTAACTACGATTTTGATAAAATATTAAACGAAAATCACAGTTTAAAAGTTCTTGTTGGTCATGAGTGGATTTTTTCAGAGAGCAATAGGTTATCAAATACGGTTCATGGCCTACCAGACTTCTTTGATATTAAAAATGCCATGCGTTTAACGACTCAAGGAACTCCAATTGAAATTGATAATTTTTATAGCCCAGATGATAAGTTATTATCTTTCTTCGGTCGTATGAATTATGATTTTAAAAACCGTTACTTATTAACTGCAACTTTTCGTGCAGATGCTTCTAGTAAATTTACTAAAGAAAACCGTTGGGGCTACTTCCCTTCTGCCGCTTTCGCATGGAAAATGTCTGAAGAAGCTTTCTTAGATGACGTAAGTTGGATTAATACGCTTAAATTAAGGGTAAGTTACGGTGAAGCAGGTAACAACAACATACCTGTTGGACAAACTGTACAAAATTTTAGATCTAGTCCAACCCTTCGTATTAATAATGTGGCTAATTTCTGGGCTCCAGAAAATAACTTAGCCAATCCAGATTTAAAATGGGAGACTACCATCACTCAAAACTTAGGTCTTGATTTCGATTTATTCAAAGGCACATTAAGCGGTTCTATTGAGGCCTACAGAAATATTACGACCGATCTGCTAATTAGATTCCCTACACCTGGTACAGGTTATGATAACCAGTACAGAAATATGGGTGAAGTTGAAAACAAAGGTCTTGAAGGTGTTTTAAACTTTGCTGCTATTAATAAAGAGAACGTTGGTTTAAGTTTCGCGATAAATATGTCTAGAAACATAAACAGAATTAACTCCTTAGGGGTAATGGAAGATTTCTACGACCGTACCAATTGGGCGTCTTCTCAAATTGGAAATGAATATGAAATTGCCGTTGGTGGTCAATTAGGGACTATGGTTGGATTTAAAAATGCAGGCCGTTATGAGGTAGATGATTTTAATTATGATCCAGTAACTCAAGAGTATACTTTAAAATCAGGTGTGGTAAATAGTACAGATGTTATTGGTACCTTAAGACCTGGTTCAATGAAGCTAGTCGATGTTAACGGTGATGGCAAAGTAAATGATGATGATATATCTGTTATTGGTAACGCCAATCCTGACTTTACAGGCGGTTTAACCATTAATGCTAATGCCTATGGATTTGATTTTACAGCTGCATTTAACTGGAGTGTTGGAAATGATGTTTATAACGCTAATAAAATCGAGTTTACAACAGCAAACATCCCGAATGGCCAATATAGAAACCTAAGCTCTATTATGGCTGAAGGTGAAAGATGGAACAATATTGATCCGAATACTGGACAACTTGTAACAGACCCTACGCAATTAGCGGCATTAAACGAAAACACAAGCATGTGGTCTCCTTATATGGCTCGTTACGTATTTAGCGACTGGGCTGTAGAAGATGGTTCGTTCTTACGATTAAACAACATTTCTTTAGGTTACACTGTTCCTGAAAGATTTTCGTCGCAAGCAGGTTTATCTAAATTAAGATTTTACTTATCTGCTAATAACGTTTTCATTCTTACAAATTACTCTGGTTTAGATCCAGAAGTAAGCACTAGAAGAAGAACACCATTGACTCCTGGAGTAGATTACTCTCCTTATCCAAAAAGTAGACAAATCATTTTTGGACTTAACCTAAACTTTTAA